One region of Triticum aestivum cultivar Chinese Spring chromosome 6B, IWGSC CS RefSeq v2.1, whole genome shotgun sequence genomic DNA includes:
- the LOC123133442 gene encoding uncharacterized protein: MEVKRAATIAALCMLLIMSVPSQQRVAAMSFCDCYRQCYPGCRQSVPWWLCNVNCAGNCDVGDREDSLAACIMVCSTDSVCGPVVAPTYAQGVADCIAECNKRWGNN, from the exons ATGGAGGTGAAGAGGGCGGCCACCATTGCCGCCCTTTGCATGCTCCTCATCATGTCAGTGCCATCCCAGCAGCGGGTGGCCGCCATGTCCTTCTGCGACTGTTACCGGCAGTGCTACCCCGGGTGCAGGcagagcgtcccttggtggctctgCAACGTCAACTGTGCTGGCAACTGCGACGTCGGCGACAGGGAGGACTCCCTTGCCGCGTGCATCATGGTCTGCAGCACGGACTCCGTCTGCGGCCCAGTGGTGGCACCAACCT ATGCACAAGGTGTTGCGGATTGTATAGCTGAGTGCAACAAGAGGTGGGGCAATAATTAA
- the LOC123133444 gene encoding uncharacterized protein, with the protein MSSPSMAAALHRRPRSRPPLEDEDLLSEIFLRLPPQPSSLPRASAVCKRWRRLVFDRGFLRRYRQHHRRSPPLLGFFRSDYAGISYTPAMEAPDRVPAGRFSLLLYDSRARILSCRHGLLLFARSSGNRFLVWDPVTRDQHRLVAPPPFDIYAAQVDGAVLRAAGDAHHFQVVLVSYQQKQVIACIYSSETGVWSDLMPTSVQRTAVGCQGMPAVLVGDSLYLLLSDGGITVILEVDLNRQSLALIQVPLSMLAYGHHRDYMTLARAEGGGLGLLWKEGFTAQFWKMNAGCDGVSSWVWGRTIKLDKLLSLNLEEIKRIQRIAYAEENNVAFLRTVSGVFMVQLESLQFSKLPEKNNCAICYPLESVYAAETSIGGGHGGADQDMIVLV; encoded by the exons atgAGCTCcccctccatggcggccgccctccaccgccgcccccgctCCCGCCCGCCTCTGGAAGACGAGGATCTGCTCTCCGAGAtcttcctccgcctcccgccgcagcCGTCCTCCCTCCCCCGCGCCTCCGCCGTCTGCAAGCGCTGGCGCCGCCTCGTCTTCGACCGCGGCTTCCTCCGCCGCTACCGCCAACACCACCGCCGCAGCCCTCCGCTCCTCGGTTTCTTCCGCAGCGACTATGCAGGCATCTCCTACACGCCTGCCATGGAGGCCCCCGATCGTGTCCCCGCCGGGCGCTTCTCTTTGCTTCTCTACGACAGCCGCGCCAGAATCCTCAGCTGCCGCCATGGACTCCTGCTCTTCGCCCGCTCATCGGGAAACCGGTTCCTGGTGTGGGACCCCGTCACCCGCGACCAGCACAGGCTTGTCGCGCCACCGCCGTTCGACATCTACGCAGCTCAGGTGGACGGGGCGGTGCTCCGGGCTGCTGGAGACGCCCACCACTTCCAGGTGGTATTGGTAAGCTACCAACAGAAGCAAGTGATCGCCTGCATTTACTCCTCGGAGACTGGTGTATGGAGTGATCTCATGCCAACATCGGTCCAACGCACGGCCGTGGGTTGTCAAGGCATGCCTGCTGTGTTGGTCGGGGATTCCCTTTACTTGCTGCTCTCTGACGGTGGTATAACTGTAATTCTTGAGGTTGATTTGAACAGGCAGAGCCTAGCTTTGATACAGGTGCCACTGTCTATGCTTGCCTATGGTCATCATAGGGACTATATGACACTTGCACGAGCAGAGGGTGGCGGGCTGGGTTTACTCTGGAAGGAAGGCTTCACCGCCCAGTTCTGGAAGATGAATGCTGGTTGTGATGGTGTTTCTTCATGGGTGTGGGGAAGAACTATTAAATTGGACAAGCTACTTTCCCTGAATTTAGAGGAGATAAAGCGCATACAGAGGATAGCGTATGCTGAGGAAAATAATGTGGCTTTCTTGCGGACAGTTTCCGGTGTCTTCATGGTCCAGCTTGAGTCATTGCAGTTCAGTAAACTTCCTGAAAAAAACAACTGTGCTATCTGCTATCCATTAGAAAGTGTCTATGCTGCAG AAACAAGCATTGGTGGTGGACATGGTGGAGCTGATCAAGATATGATAGTATTAGTATGA